The Imtechella halotolerans DNA window ATCCAACTGAAGGGATAGGTGACTAATTTAAAAAAGGGAATATTGAAATAGATATAATCTTCATTGGAATCAAGATGACTTAAATCAACATTGCTAAAATAGTTTACCAATGACATGAAATAGGTTCCTTGATGCGCTAGCGTGTTAGGATCCATTCTATTAGGGGTGTCCATTTTGGTATGGTAATCGAAATGATCATCAATAAAAGCAAAATTGAATCCATTAATATGGCCCTCTTCTCTAAAAACCGTGAGATCTGTATCGTTTGGGAGCATTTTATAAATGCTATACATCATTGAGTTGGCTACTGGAAAAGGAGGGGAAGCCTCATTAAAAGCCTTGATTAGTTTGGCATTTCCTTGGTTGGTTTCAACAAGCATATAACTTGGTCCACCACTACCTCGAGCTTCAAAATTAAGAACTAATCCAACATTTTTTGCCCATGGATGATTATTGACAAAAAGCTGAGCACCATTTAATCCAAGTTCTTCTGCGTCAGTAAACAGAATGATGATGTCATTTTTAGGGATAATGTTTTCTGTGAGGTACGCTCTGATTCCTTCAAGAATGGTGGCAACACCACTAGCGGCATCACTTGCGCCTAAAGAAGAATGTGGGTTACTATCATAGTGAGAAAGGAGGAGTAGAGCTTTTCCAGAATCCTGACCTTTAATGCGTGATATTATGTTAGTAGCCTTACTTAAATTACCCCAATCTCCAGCGCTATATCCTTCCTGTAATTGGGATTCAAGTCCTAGATTTTGTAAAGCTTTTTCGAGATAGTTGATAACCTCTTTATGTGCAGGAGCACCTACAAAATGTGGTTTTTCAGCCATATTTCGAACATGTTCAGTGGCTTTTGTTACTGAGAATTGATTTGCCTTTTTAGGGACATTTACCTGTTGCGGCATCATGAAGTAAAAGCTAGCATATATTATTCCTGCTATTAGTAGGAGAGAGAAAACTTGCTTTGATACACTCATAATTTAATACTGTTTTGGTTGAATTGACATAAAAGTACTACTTCTTTTTAAGTAGATTTAATTTATTTTAAAAATTGATTCTAATTAATTAAAAATGAGTAACTTTAAGAAGTTTCGTTAAAAGCAAGTGTTATGGGAATTATCAATTTTCAAGGAGAAAGAGAAGATCAGAAAAAGAAATTTAATGAACCTATTTCTGTTCGTGATCATATGACTACAAAGCTTGTGACCCTTAAGCCTGATCAATCACTTATTGAAGTGATTAATTTGTTTATGGAGAACAAAATTACTGGTGCACCAGTTGTGGATGTAGCTGGACGGTTAGTTGGTATTATATCAGACAGTGATTGTATGAAACAAATTTCTGAGGGAAGATATTTTAATATGCCAATAGCTAATATGCGTGTGGCTGATTATATGACTAAGGAAGTACAAACAATTGATCCTGACAAAACCATTTTTGATGCAGCGGCCGAATTTTTTAAAACACATCATCGCAGGTTTCCTGTTATTGAAGATGGAGAACTTATTGGTCAGATAAGCAGAAAGGATGTTATGTTAGCTGCTCTTAAAATGTCCAGCCAAAACTGGTATTAACGTTCTCTGCGTACTATCATAAAATAATCATTATCCAGCATAAGGTAGCCTAAATCATACACGAAATGATAAATATTTCCAGTTTTGGTTTTATATTGGTTAGTGAAATATTCAAAGTCGAATCCTTTGTCTAATAGACGCATTTTTGTAGTTCTAGTTTTGTCTTCTGGATTAAGTTCGCTGAGAATTTTATAATTCTTTTTAAGTTTATTATTAATATTTCGGATTAAGTTTTTACTATCCTTATGTAGGTTGTTATTATAGGCGTTTCTGCAATAGTCATTACAGAATTTTTTATCGGCTCTACCGACAATTTTTTCGCCACATTCAAGGCATTTTTTATCCATCACTATTCTTTTTTATAGTTGAAGGCTATTTCTTTATGGCTTCCGTCTTTCTGTTTAAACAATACATAAACATTCATTTCATTGTGATTTACTTTTTCAAACGTAAAGTTTTCAAAATACACAGCGTTTGGAGTAATAGATACTAAAGCAGATTTTATAGATTCATCTTTGCTTTCCCAACCTCTAAAGTTACTATCGAAGTGTTTTAATTGAAACAATAATGATTCTTCTGTTTGTGTAATGGCACCAAGCTCATAAAAACTTACTTTATCATTTTTGACCAGTTTAAAAGCAAACATCATAGAATCGCCTAATGGGTTACTCCAGATTTCTTCTATATGTCCTCCCAAAGCCTCTCCTTTCCAATAACCAGCAATCCAAGCGACCTCTTGTAAAGTAGCCTTAGCAGGTAATTCTCCTTCTTTGAGTTTTTTTATATTCTGCCCCATACTGTTTATAGGAAGAAAGATTAGAATATAAATAAAGTATACATAGTTTCTCATGCGCAACTATTTTTTTGATTTTCTAGATACCTGATATAAATCATGGCGACGATCCTTTAGAATTCGAACGCTACCATATTCGTGTAGTTCCTTAAGTAAATCCACATCCACATCTACAATTAGTGTCATTTCAGTATTAGGAGTGGCCTCTGCTTTTATTCCATTTGTCGGGAATGAGAAGTCTGACGGGGTAAATACAGCTGCTTGGGCAAATTGGATATCCATGTTTTCAACTTTGGGTAGGTTCCCTACACAACCTGCAATGGCAACATAACATTCATTTTCGATTGCACGCGCTTGAGCACAGTGTTTTACACGTGTATATCCATTTTGTGTATCAGTAAGAAAGGGTACAAAAAGTATTTGCATTCCTTCATCTGACATTAATCTAGATAGTTCTGGAAATTCTACATCATAACAAATAACGATACCGATTTTACCACAATCTGTATCAAACGTTTGAATGATGTCACCACCTGTCATACCCCAATGAGCAATTTCATTTGGTGTTATATGTATTTTAGTATACATTTCTGAAGTGCCATCACGTTTGCATAAAAATCCTACGTTGTACAATTTATTGTTATCTAAGTAGGGCATACTTCCTGTAATAATATTAATATTGTAAGAAATGGCAAATTCCTGAAATTTTCTACGAATAGGATTGGCATATTTTGCAAGTTCACGTATGGCATCAGCTTCGGATAAATGATTATAATCAGCCATTAGAGGTGCAATAAAAAATTCAGGGAATAGCGCAAAATCACTTTCATACCCAGAAACGGCATCTATGAAGAATTCTGCCTGATCAAAAAGAGCTTCTAAATTTGATAAAGGTCTCATTTGCCATTGGATAAGTCCTAAACGAATAATTGATTTTCTGGTATTAATTAGTTTCGGGCTTGGTTCGTAAAAAATGTTATGCCATTCAAGAAGAACTGCATATTCGTGTGAACTCGTATCTCCTTCCAGGTAGTTTTTCATTATTTTTTTTACATGGAAATCGTTACTAAGTTGGAATGAGAGTACGGGATCGTAAATTTCTTTCATCCTGACTTTTTCAA harbors:
- a CDS encoding bifunctional GNAT family N-acetyltransferase/carbon-nitrogen hydrolase family protein; this translates as MQEIGKIELRNLKIEDYLQLKNSMIEAYSELEEMYWKEHHIIKLLDTFPEGQLVVIVDGKVVGSALSLIIPSEVAQKNHTYEQITGNYTFNTHDSTGDILYGIDVFIHPKYRGLRLGRRLYDARKELCEQLNLAGIIFAGRIPNYSEYSKTLNPKEYIEKVRMKEIYDPVLSFQLSNDFHVKKIMKNYLEGDTSSHEYAVLLEWHNIFYEPSPKLINTRKSIIRLGLIQWQMRPLSNLEALFDQAEFFIDAVSGYESDFALFPEFFIAPLMADYNHLSEADAIRELAKYANPIRRKFQEFAISYNINIITGSMPYLDNNKLYNVGFLCKRDGTSEMYTKIHITPNEIAHWGMTGGDIIQTFDTDCGKIGIVICYDVEFPELSRLMSDEGMQILFVPFLTDTQNGYTRVKHCAQARAIENECYVAIAGCVGNLPKVENMDIQFAQAAVFTPSDFSFPTNGIKAEATPNTEMTLIVDVDVDLLKELHEYGSVRILKDRRHDLYQVSRKSKK
- a CDS encoding CBS domain-containing protein, with product MGIINFQGEREDQKKKFNEPISVRDHMTTKLVTLKPDQSLIEVINLFMENKITGAPVVDVAGRLVGIISDSDCMKQISEGRYFNMPIANMRVADYMTKEVQTIDPDKTIFDAAAEFFKTHHRRFPVIEDGELIGQISRKDVMLAALKMSSQNWY
- a CDS encoding DUF6265 family protein gives rise to the protein MRNYVYFIYILIFLPINSMGQNIKKLKEGELPAKATLQEVAWIAGYWKGEALGGHIEEIWSNPLGDSMMFAFKLVKNDKVSFYELGAITQTEESLLFQLKHFDSNFRGWESKDESIKSALVSITPNAVYFENFTFEKVNHNEMNVYVLFKQKDGSHKEIAFNYKKE